A single Anopheles arabiensis isolate DONGOLA chromosome 2, AaraD3, whole genome shotgun sequence DNA region contains:
- the LOC120897783 gene encoding esterase B1-like, producing the protein MTESKITVSIRPGNIVGLKRALPNGTDWYVFKGIPYAQPPVGSLRFKPPVPLDTLPTSPLECFVDGPSCYSEDVRFQRMSEDCLYLNVYSPQLQPKTPLPVMVWIHGGGFYTGTGDSSLYEPPYLVQQGAVVVCINYRLGPLGFLSLPSVGIEGNMGLKDQRMSLRWVRDNIAQFGGDPHNVTLFGESAGGASVHLHYLSEASRAYFHRAIAQSGTAFNEWLWQREPADRARKLARLLGGEESDTDEAVLATLMGANAERMTALQNQCMSDRDQTMLVRFPFTPVIERVGAVDAIITEHPARAAEKTFAKPIPLMLGSTNDEGLVLWEFVKEKLPLFQTDPTRLIPATLAVGSEDQERSACEAIQKFFFQHRPIAEETMRTITTALGDNFNTLPGYIAAELHARFQSAPLYMYIFSHMGALNKYREEYKVPPEEVGACHADELYYLFSSSLYNTAAVQDHTESGRFREYCCNLWVNFARFGNPHATLVDWTPVERPAEGAEDSFYPAAMNLKNIGDCTMTTEFFYERFQFWKDLYRKYNGSHLLPKVE; encoded by the exons ATGACAGAGAGCAAGATAACCGTCTCGATTCGTCCCGGCAACATTGTGGGCCTGAAGCGCGCCCTACCCAACGGGACCGATTGGTACGTTTTCAAGGGAATCCCGTACGCCCAGCCTCCGGTCGGATCGCTCCGTTTCAAGCCCCCGGTACCGCTGGACACTCTCCCGACGAGCCCGCTGGAATGCTTCGTCGACGGGCCGAGCTGCTACTCGGAAGATGTGCGCTTCCAGCGGATGTCCGAAGACTGTCTCTACCTGAACGTGTACAGCCCACAGCTGCAGCCGAAAACCCCCCTGCCGGTCATGGTGTGGATACACGGCGGTGGGTTCTACACCGGAACTGGTGATTCCTCCCTCTACGAACCACCGTACCTGGTGCAGCAGGGTGCCGTTGTCGTGTGCATCAACTATCGGCTCGGGCCGCTCGGATTTCTCTCCCTCCCATCGGTCGGTATCGAGGGCAACATGGGCCTGAAGGACCAGCGGATGAGTCTGCGCTGGGTGCGGGACAACATTGCCCAGTTCGGGGGCGATCCGCACAATGTGACGCTGTTTGGCGAAAGTGCCGGCGGTGCCTCGGTCCATCTGCACTATCTGAGTGAGGCGTCGCGGGCGTATTTCCATCGTGCGATCGCTCAAAGTGGTACCGCGTTTAACGAGTGGCTGTGGCAGCGCGAACCGGCCGACCGGGCACGCAAACTGGCCCGCCTGCTCGGTGGCGAGGAGTCCGACACGGACGAAGCGGTGCTTGCCACGCTGATGGGTGCGAATGCGGAACGGATGACGGCACTGCAGAACCAGTGCATGAGCGATCGGGACCAAACGATGTTGGTACGGTTCCCCTTCACGCCCGTGATTGAGCGGGTGGGTGCGGTCGATGCGATCATTACGGAACATCCGGCCCGTGCGGCGGAGAAGACGTTCGCGAAGCCGATTCCGCTCATGCTGGGAAGTACCAACGACGAGGGATTAGTGCTGTGGGAGTTTGTGAAGGAAAAGCTGCCCCTGTTCCAAACCGACCCGACGAGGCTGATCCCAGCCACGCTCGCTGTGGGCAGCGAGGACCAGGAGCGGAGCGCGTGTGAAGCGATTCAGAAGTTTTTCTTCCAACATCGCCCAATTGCGGAGGAAACCATGCGCACGATTACCACGGCATTGGGTGACAATTTTAACACGCTGCCGGGATACATTGCGGCGGAACTGCACGCCCGATTCCAGAG CGCTCCACTGTACATGTACATCTTTTCGCACATGGGCGCGCTGAACAAGTATCGTGAGGAATACAAGGTCCCGCCGGAGGAGGTCGGTGCGTGCCATGCGGATGAGCTGTACTATCTGTTCAG CTCTTCCCTGTACAACACGGCCGCAGTGCAGGACCACACCGAGAGCGGCAGGTTCCGGGAGTACTGCTGCAACCTGTGGGTTAACTTTGCCCGCTTTGGCAATCCACACGCAACGCTCGTCGACTGGACGCCGGTCGAACGGCCGGCAGAGGGAGCCGAGGACAGTTTCTATCCAGCGGCAATGAATTTGAAGAACATTGGGGATTGTACAATGACCACCGAGTTCTTCTACGAGCGGTTCCAGTTTTGGAAGGACCTTTACCGCAAGTACAACGGTTCGCATCTGCTGCCAAAGGTGGAGTAA
- the LOC120897782 gene encoding cholinesterase 1-like, which translates to MAEASSCNVNITSGPIRGTVTPLPDGSGPCYTFKGIPYAVPPVGPLRFQPPQPLTHHSDDGQVVLDCTRERAVSLASSYLPPNPPLASEDCLYLNVYTPKNPTPLDGSSDLPVMVWLHGGAFCTGSGDSSIYHPEWLVAMGPAVVVTVNYRLGPAGFLCLPSAGIYGNMGLKDQRLALQWVRANIGRFGGDAHNVTLFGESAGGVSAHLHYLSVGTYQLFHKLICQSGVATASITFQKHPEQKARRLAEHFGCPPDASDRQVLNTLLNVAPEQLAKSQKEALSAHEKTLDSVYAFRPVVEPSDAIDPIVTENAFDLLRSFNRPGKPMILGVVSEEALYKINTFRQHLQRYRDDKDRFIPDLLNVPAGERSEVANRILAFYCGTTEVTLEKEFELSRIFTDTMYLIPTVQAAELHLRRSKSDIFFYHFGAETELNKFRQQWKVPAEYRGASHADDVCYLFSASFFHTDAVEQDSPAWKLRKAMCRLWTSFARRGVPRLNSEEVLWTPLEQPTTETFNLTALNIDHQCGMRMMSNHLADRVGFWRDLFKKYNGDLLGRGVKPVDMP; encoded by the exons ATGGCTGAAGCATCCTCCTGCAACGTGAATATAACATCCGGCCCCATCCGTGGCACGGTAACACCCCTTCCCGATGGTTCCGGCCCATGCTACACCTTCAAAGGCATCCCGTATGCTGTCCCGCCCGTCGGACCGTTACGCTTTCAACCGCCACAGCCGCTAACACACCACTCGGACGACGGGCAAGTCGTGCTGGACTGTACGCGAGAGCGTGCGGTGAGTTTGGCCAGCAGCTACCTTCCACCGAACCCGCCCCTCGCCTCCGAAGACTGTTTGTATTTGAATGTTTACACACCGAAAAACCCAACCCCTTTGGACGGTTCCTCCGATCTGCCCGTAATGGTGTGGCTGCACGGTGGCGCCTTCTGCACCGGTAGTGGCGACTCGTCCATTTACCATCCCGAGTGGTTGGTGGCGATGGGGCCCGCCGTCGTCGTGACGGTAAACTATCGGCTCGGACCGGCCGGATTCCTGTGCCTACCGTCGGCAGGCATTTACGGCAATATGGGACTGAAGGATCAGCGGCTGGCGTTGCAGTGGGTGAGGGCAAACATTGGCCGGTTCGGAGGGGACGCGCACAATGTGACACTGTTCGGGGAGAGTGCCGGTGGCGTTTCGGCCCATCTACATTACCTTTCGGTGGGAACGTACCAGCTGTTCCACAAGCTCATATGCCAGTCCGGGGTGGCGACTGCGTCGATCACCTTTCAGAAGCATCCGGAGCAGAAAGCGCGCCGTCTGGCGGAGCATTTCGGGTGTCCGCCCGATGCTTCCGATCGCCAAGTGTTGA ATACTCTTTTGAATGTTGCACCCGAGCAGTTGGCCAAATCGCAAAAGGAGGCTCTCTCGGCACACGAGAAAACGCTCGACTCGGTGTACGCCTTTCGGCCGGTGGTGGAGCCGTCCGATGCGATCGATCCGATCGTTACGGAAAATGCGTTTGATTTGCTGCGCAGCTTCAACCGGCCGGGCAAGCCGATGATACTGGGAGTGGTCAGCGAGGAGGCACTGTACAAGATCAACACCTTCCGGCAGCACCTGCAACGGTACAGGGACGATAAGGATCGCTTCATTCCGGATTTGCTGAACGTCCCGGCAGGCGAGCGATCGGAGGTGGCCAATCGCATTTTAGCGTTCTACTGCGGTACGACCGAGGTGACGCTGGAGAAAGAGTTCGAGCTGAGTCGCATTTTTACCGACACCATGTACCTAATTCCGACCGTACAGGCGGCAGAGCTGCATCTTCGTCGTAGCAAAAG CGATATCTTTTTCTACCATTTTGGCGCCGAGACGGAGCTGAACAAGTTTCGCCAGCAGTGGAAAGTGCCAGCGGAATATCGTGGCGCAAGCCATGCGGATGACGTGTGCTACCTGTTCAGCGCGAGCTTCTTCCATACGGATGCGGTGGAGCAGGATTCGCCGGCCTGGAAGTTACGAAAGGCAATGTGCCGCCTGTGGACTAGCTTTGCCCGCCGGGGAGTGCCACGGTTGAACTCTGAGGAGGTGTTATGGACACCGTTGGAGCAACCGACCACggaaacatttaatttaacgGCACTAAACATAGACCACCAGTGCGGCATGAGGATGATGTCGAATCACCTCGCTGATCGTGTCGGTTTTTGGAGAGACCTGTTTAAAAAGTATAATGGGGACCTGCTCGGAAGGGGGGTGAAACCCGTAGATATGCCATAA
- the LOC120895985 gene encoding esterase B1-like → MVMRNVRKYPAMSQAGLGRGQAAQDYDPSARIMVKVLQGSIYGTKDRLPNGKPYYCFKGIPYAKPPVGKLRFASPEPIDRYPVSYLDCSRERSSCLGRDVITREITGSEDGLFVNVYTPALGREVSSTGTPLAPVMVFFHGGGMTGGNGDSSMYLPDYLVQEGVVVATVNYRLGVLGFLCLPQAGIEGNAGLKDQRLALQWIRQNVSTFGGDPNNVTLFGASSGGSNVLMHCFSHLSQPYFHKAIAQSATIFADLIYQTEPEERARSLARIFGYEGTSDEGVLATLRDVPARRLYEAQFLVLSDREREYEQIFQFPFTAVIEREQSTDPVLVKTPMEYLREPNRMRVPVLCGYNDKEGMLELVDMIKNLSVYNARPEKFICRSFDVDYFSPAARALGEEMRRHYFGEASISRANLDRLVDLLTDRFVVGYYVLCMLWSEHQTATPLYSYRFAYEGSLNKGKELLKFQHLPGACHIDEVYYLFSSPLLRTEIPPSDPAYRMRQRMVRMWTNFAKHSNPTPPTEDEPVLPCQWEPMRAVPGTDGQPTNYTVFSIGKELTMSTLPELERMGKFLEVTKRCNGTIDNFVIPRIDSRPTTGGREKQQSIG, encoded by the exons ATGGTGATGCGAAATGTTCGCAAGTATCCGGCAATGTCTCAGGCCGGTTTGGGCAGGGGACAGGCCGCTCAAGATTATGAC CCCTCCGCCCGCATTATGGTAAAAGTGCTGCAGGGTTCAATCTACGGCACCAAGGATCGTTTACCGAACGGGAAGCCATACTACTGCTTCAAAGGCATACCGTACGCTAAGCCACCGGTAGGGAAGCTACGCTTCGCCTCTCCCGAGCCGATCGATCGCTACCCGGTGTCCTATCTGGACTGTAGCCGCGAGCGGAGCAGCTGCCTGGGAAGGGATGTGATCACGCGCGAGATCACCGGCTCCGAGGATGGACTGTTTGTGAACGTGTACACGCCGGCCCTGGGCAGAGAGGTCAGCTCGACGGGGACACCACTCGCGCCGGTGATGGTGTTCTTTCACGGTGGTGGCATGACCGGGGGCAATGGGGATAGTAGCATGTACCTGCCGGACTATCTCGTGCAGGAAGGGGTCGTGGTGGCCACGGTGAACTATCGACTCGGTGTGCTTGGATTCCTCTGTTTACCGCAAGCGGGTATAGAAGGAAATGCTGGATTGAAGGATCAG CGCTTAGCACTTCAGTGGATCCGTCAGAATGTTTCCACATTTGGTGGCGATCCGAACAATGTCACACTGTTCGGTGCAAGCTCCGGTGGCAGCAACGTTCTGATGCATTGCTTTTCCCATCTCTCACAACCGTACTTCCACAAGGCGATCGCCCAGAGCGCCACCATCTTTGCGGATCTAATCTACCAAACGGAGCCGGAAGAGCGGGCCCGCTCGCTGGCACGCATCTTCGGCTACGAGGGCACCTCGGATGAGGGCGTCCTCGCGACGCTACGGGACGTCCCGGCGAGGCGTCTGTACGAAGCTCAGTTCCTGGTGCTTTCCGATCGCGAGCGCGAGTACGAACAGATCTTCCAGTTTCCCTTCACGGCCGTCATCGAGCGGGAACAGTCGACCGATCCGGTGCTGGTGAAAACGCCCATGGAATATCTGCGCGAGCCGAATCGAATGCGCGTGCCGGTGCTGTGTGGGTACAACGATAAGGAGGGCATGCTGGAGCTGGTGGATATGATAAAGAACCTTTCGGTGTACAACGCACGGCCGGAGAAGTTTATCTGCCGCTCGTTTGACGTCGACTACTTTAGTCCGGCCGCACGGGCGCTGGGTGAAGAGATGAGGCGGCATTACTTTGGCGAAGCGTCGATTAGTCGTGCCAACCTGGACCGATTGGTCGATCTGCTTACCGATCGGTTCGTGGTCGGGTACTATGTGCTGTGCATGCTGTGGAGCGAACATCAGACAGCGACACCACTGTACTCGTACCGCTTCGCTTACGAGGGATCGCTCAACAAGGGCAAGGAGTTGCTCAAGTTTCAACACCTGCCGGGCGCGTGTCATATCGATGAGGTGTACTACCTGTTCAGCTCACCACTGCTGCGCACGGAGATCCCACCGTCCGATCCGGCTTACCGCATGCGGCAGCGCATGGTACGCATGTGGACAAACTTTGCAAAGCATTCGAACCCAACGCCACCGACCGAGGATGAACCCGTTCTTCCATGCCAGTGGGAACCGATGCGAGCGGTCCCGGGGACGGATGGACAGCCGACAAACTATACCGTGTTTTCGATAGGCAAGGAGCTAACGATGAGTACGCTGCCGGAGCTGGAGCGAATGGGCAAGTTTCTGGAGGTGACAAAACGGTGCAACGGTACGATCGATAACTTCGTCATACCGCGCATCGATTCTCGGCCAACAACCGGTGGGCGGGAAAAGCAGCAGTCGATTGGTTaa